Proteins encoded together in one Lathyrus oleraceus cultivar Zhongwan6 chromosome 5, CAAS_Psat_ZW6_1.0, whole genome shotgun sequence window:
- the LOC127087251 gene encoding ETHYLENE INSENSITIVE 3-like 3 protein, giving the protein MGEIEEIGADGSDLDVDDVRYHNIPEKDVSDEEIEAEELEKRMWKDRIKLKRIKEKQKLAALQAAEKQKPRQSSDQARRKKMSRAQDGILKYMLKLMEVCKARGFVYGIIPEKGKPVSGSSDNIRAWWKEKVKFDRNGPAAIVKYEAECLAMSEAENNRNGNSQSMLQDLQDATLGSLLSSLMQHCDPPQRKFPLEKGVPPPWWPTGNEDWWSHLNLPHGQSPPYKKPHDLKKMWKVGVLTAVIKHMSPDIAKIRRHVRQSKCLQDKMTAKESSIWLGVLSREEAHIRQPSIDNGISGITETLPVGLPIENKQPAASSASNYDVEGIDDNVGSVSSKEDRCAHCMDTEKSDNSRRNSVQDTDQVKKQSRTKRPRSRSSAADKLPAQSDNEILQIEPRSKVPNMNGTEEARAVGLHMHGNEHVNGTDSVLRLTEKGHEVPAQPPPPEFINHYSYMHANNIVSSESVYMNRRAPLHYAPLQNPDMSHEATYNLYNPVAGYDPNHIQDGQHLQQPDPAHIEPIGPPENAAISIPAENTKGDEIPGDINYFGKDAFQNELDRPIDPFFGSPISNLSFDFGGLNSPPFHIDDFIGDDEMIQYFGA; this is encoded by the exons ATGGGTGAAATTGAAGAAATTGGAGCTGATGG CTCGGATTTAGATGTTGATGATGTTAGGTATCACAATATACCGGAGAAAGATGTCAGTGATGAGGAGATTGAGGCGGAAGAATTGGAGAAGCGGATGTGGAAGGATCGCATCAAACTCAAAAGGATTAAAGAAAAGCAAAAGCTTGCAGCGCTGCAAGCTGCGGAGAAGCAAAAGCCGAGGCAGTCGTCGGATCAAGCTCGTAGGAAGAAAATGTCGAGGGCTCAAGATGGGATTCTCAAGTATATGCTGAAGCTTATGGAAGTCTGCAAAGCTCGTGGGTTTGTGTATGGAATCATTCCTGAGAAGGGGAAGCCGGTTAGTGGTTCCTCTGATAACATTAGAGCCTGGTGGAAGGAAAAGGTGAAGTTCGATAGAAACGGTCCTGCTGCTATAGTCAAGTATGAAGCGGAGTGTCTTGCTATGAGTGAGGCTGAAAATAACCGAAACGGGAACTCTCAGAGCATGCtgcaagatctacaagatgcgACGCTTGGGTCACTGTTATCTTCTTTGATGCAACATTGTGATCCTCCTCAGAGGAAATTCCCGTTGGAAAAGGGTGTTCCTCCGCCGTGGTGGCCGACTGGGAATGAAGATTGGTGGTCGCATTTGAATTTACCTCATGGTCAGAGTCCTCCTTATAAAAAGCCACACGATTTGAAGAAGATGTGGAAAGTCGGAGTGCTAACCGCTGTTATAAAGCACATGTCACCTGATATCGCAAAAATACGAAGACACGTCCGTCAATCAAAATGCCTGCAAGACAAGATGACAGCAAAGGAGAGTTCGATTTGGCTAGGGGTATTAAGTCGGGAAGAAGCTCACATCAGACAGCCTAGTATTGATAATGGTATTTCTGGAATAACCGAAACGCTACCTGTTGGTCTTCCTATTGAGAATAAGCAACCTGCTGCTAGTAGTGCTAGCAACTATGATGTCGAGGGTATTGATGATAACGTCGGTTCTGTTTCTTCTAAAGAAGACAGGTGCGCTCATTGTATGGATACCGAGAAATCGGATAACTCGCGAAGGAATTCTGTCCAAGATACTGATCAAGTTAAGAAACAATCTAGGACAAAAAGACCCCGTTCGAGGTCAAGCGCAGCCGACAAATTACCAGCACAGTCTGACAATGAAATTTTGCAAATTGAACCTAGAAGCAAAGTGCCGAATATGAACGGGACAGAGGAAGCACGTGCTGTTGGACTCCATATGCATGGAAATGAACATGTCAATGGGACAGATTCTGTTTTGAGACTGACCGAGAAAGGACACGAGGTGCCAGCTCAACCACCGCCACCCGAGTTCATCAATCATTACTCTTATATGCATGCAAACAACATAGTTTCCTCGGAAAGTGTGTATATGAATAGACGGGCACCATTGCACTATGCTCCGTTGCAGAACCCTGACATGTCTCATGAAGCTACCTATAATCTCTACAATCCAGTTGCCGGATATGATCCTAATCACATTCAGGATGGGCAGCATCTGCAGCAGCCTGATCCCGCTCACATTGAACCAATTGGGCCACCAGAGAACGCTGCAATCTCTATACCTGCCGAAAATACCAAAGGCGATGAAATTCCCGGTGACATAAATTATTTCGGTAAAGACGCATTCCAAAACGAGCTCGATAGGCCTATTGATCCTTTCTTTGGATCTCCAATCAGCAACCTGTCATTTGATTTTGGAGGACTTAACAGTCCACCATTCCATATAGATGATTTCATAGGTGATGATGAAATGATTCAGTACTTCGGAGCATAG